One window from the genome of Alkalihalobacillus sp. LMS6 encodes:
- a CDS encoding ferritin-like domain-containing protein: MLFKKKKAPSFEPPQPTQAPYRQPPQNPTQGIAKPAPTKQPTPISEDQLLQLQQFLQHSYQSVTDYEYLIEKVPTEQTASTLRDIIDDHKKHYQTLLHIYRSQANKDPEIREASLNRNAYTPALKKAFEQAQFQSHLLEEATRYTENPQIRNIYSSIARDHQRHALWFLSYLTVFSKDDIKNRS; this comes from the coding sequence TTGCTATTCAAAAAAAAGAAAGCACCGTCCTTTGAGCCGCCCCAACCAACTCAAGCTCCTTATCGACAGCCACCACAAAATCCAACTCAAGGGATAGCCAAACCAGCTCCGACCAAGCAACCAACGCCTATTTCTGAAGATCAACTACTTCAACTACAACAATTTCTTCAGCATTCCTATCAATCCGTGACCGACTATGAATATTTGATTGAAAAAGTTCCAACTGAGCAAACCGCATCAACGCTACGTGATATTATTGACGATCACAAAAAACACTATCAAACTCTTTTGCATATTTATCGTTCACAAGCAAATAAAGACCCTGAGATTCGTGAAGCGTCTTTAAACCGAAATGCCTATACCCCCGCTCTAAAGAAGGCATTTGAACAAGCTCAATTTCAGTCTCACTTGCTTGAAGAAGCCACACGTTATACTGAAAATCCGCAAATACGTAATATCTATTCCTCTATTGCTAGAGACCATCAGCGCCATGCACTATGGTTCCTCTCTTATCTAACCGTTTTTTCTAAAGATGACATAAAAAACAGAAGCTAG
- the fdhD gene encoding formate dehydrogenase accessory sulfurtransferase FdhD, translating to MTYSVQTAREILCFRNGVEETMMDTVATEIPITVKMNGEEVVTMISSPDYIEDMVVGYLISEGLVSSVNNIEQIRYEAPRGFVHLTVNQSINPLHQQLQTKRYLTSCCGMSRQSFIFASDAKTTKTMHTRSVTITPEQCLMLMQELQETANTFKETGGVHNAALATQEGIVLMRMDIGRHNALDKIYGYCLRNQISLDDKVLLFSGRLSSEIVLKVAKIGCEMILSKSAPTNRALEIAEELQITTVGFIRQQSMNVYTMQERIKRS from the coding sequence ATGACATATTCTGTACAAACAGCAAGAGAGATTTTATGTTTTCGTAATGGTGTCGAGGAAACAATGATGGATACGGTTGCGACAGAGATTCCGATCACGGTGAAAATGAACGGTGAAGAAGTAGTTACGATGATTTCTTCACCAGATTATATTGAAGATATGGTCGTTGGTTATTTGATTTCTGAAGGTCTTGTTTCTTCTGTAAATAACATTGAACAAATTCGCTACGAAGCACCGAGAGGATTTGTCCATTTAACGGTTAATCAATCCATTAATCCTCTTCACCAACAGCTACAAACAAAACGATACTTAACTTCATGTTGCGGTATGAGTCGTCAAAGTTTTATTTTTGCTTCCGATGCGAAAACAACGAAAACGATGCATACCCGTTCTGTAACGATTACGCCAGAACAATGTCTTATGCTCATGCAAGAACTACAAGAAACAGCGAATACTTTCAAAGAAACAGGTGGCGTGCATAATGCGGCGCTTGCGACACAAGAAGGTATCGTGTTGATGAGGATGGACATTGGGAGGCATAATGCGCTCGATAAAATTTATGGTTACTGTTTGCGAAATCAAATCTCGTTAGATGATAAAGTGCTGCTTTTTAGCGGAAGGTTGTCTTCGGAGATTGTTTTAAAAGTGGCTAAGATCGGTTGTGAGATGATTCTATCTAAATCAGCTCCGACGAATCGAGCATTAGAAATAGCAGAAGAACTTCAAATTACGACGGTTGGATTTATTCGACAGCAATCTATGAATGTCTATACCATGCAAGAAAGAATAAAGAGAAGCTAG
- a CDS encoding DUF1641 domain-containing protein codes for MAKAVTSIKRMPVDPETQRQNDLQELENALLENKDAITDVLGLLNKFHDTEAFNIAHSLMDQKNPLLNQLVKTLDDPHITQALKNLLVLVQSLGSIKLADLEPMLFKINSALHQVADYEHNTNQSSAGYLFKSMKDPKTLEGVNTLIALLKGMGEDQTQFEHHQPQFELTTIADKTYQESSQERHDQPQASGINWLAIAAGAAAFAIPFMLRKK; via the coding sequence ATGGCTAAAGCGGTAACTTCCATAAAACGAATGCCTGTTGATCCAGAAACGCAACGACAAAACGACTTGCAGGAATTGGAAAATGCTTTACTAGAGAACAAGGACGCCATTACGGACGTCCTTGGTCTTCTAAATAAATTTCATGATACAGAAGCGTTTAATATTGCACATTCTTTAATGGATCAAAAAAACCCATTGTTAAATCAACTTGTCAAAACGTTGGATGATCCGCATATTACGCAAGCATTAAAAAACTTGCTCGTTCTTGTTCAATCACTTGGTTCCATCAAGCTAGCGGATTTAGAACCGATGCTATTTAAAATAAACTCGGCTTTGCATCAAGTGGCTGATTATGAACATAACACGAATCAATCAAGCGCTGGTTACTTATTTAAATCAATGAAGGATCCAAAAACATTGGAAGGCGTGAATACACTTATTGCGTTGTTAAAAGGGATGGGTGAGGATCAAACCCAGTTTGAACATCATCAGCCGCAGTTCGAATTAACAACAATTGCAGATAAAACGTATCAAGAAAGCAGCCAAGAACGACATGACCAGCCCCAAGCTAGTGGAATAAATTGGCTTGCGATTGCTGCTGGTGCAGCTGCTTTTGCCATTCCATTTATGCTGAGAAAAAAGTAA
- the fdhF gene encoding formate dehydrogenase subunit alpha, whose product MAEFYEVTLNGKKKTVQKDSVLNTMNGESVDIPSLCYHPSLGPIETCDTCIVKVNGEYVRSCSTEIKPGDVVETRTDDVHEAQLIAMDRILGNHELYCTVCDFNNGNCEIHNAVKEMKVTHQETEHSSKEADVQRNEFYRYDPDQCILCGRCVEACQDVQVTETLSIDWNLERPRVIWDKNSPIDESSCVNCGHCSTVCPCNAMMEVGMEGEAGFLTGIQDDSMRPMINITKNVETGYQSLMTISDLEAQLRESRIEKTKTVCTYCGVGCSFDVWTKDRQILKVEPNAEAPANGISTCVKGKFGWDYVNSEERITKPLIRDGNEFREAEWEEALDLIASKFKEVREDKGADALAFISSSKCTNEESYVMQKLARGVIGTNNIDNCSRYCQSPATMGLWRTVGYGGDSGSIEDIANAELIISIGSNTVESHPVLATRVKRSQKLNGQKVIVADIRKHELAERADLFVQPAPGSDLVWLSAVTKYIVDQGWHDVEFLANHVNDVDEYLASLDAYTLDYAAEVTDLTKEELIALATSIHEAKTTSVLWAMGVTQHGGGSDTSTAISNLLLVTGNYMKPGAGSYPLRGHNNVQGASDFGSMPDRFPGYQYVTDDEVRERFEKNWGVNLSAEPGLNNHEMVDAMHDGNLDVLYLKGEDMGIVDSNINYVQEGFEKLKFFVVQDLFFTKTAQYADVILPASPSLEKEGTFTNTERRFQRLYQVLEPLGDSKPDWVIIQEIAKRMGANWSYTHPSEIMDEAASLTPLFAGVSYDRLEGYNSLQWPVKADGTDTPLLFTDGFALPEGKARLWPVEWTKPLEFEEEYDIHVNNGRLLEHFHEGNMTYKSKAISRKTPNEFLEVSPELAKDRGIEDGTKVKLTSPYGHIFVRCIVTDRVKGKEVYLPMNTSGEGAINYLTSSHSDKDTDTPAYKEISAKMEILEPKGESPLPRINHRNGNPQPQIGVNVEAKWARRDYIFPGDLVEARRKAKNG is encoded by the coding sequence TTGGCTGAATTTTACGAGGTTACGTTAAATGGAAAAAAGAAAACGGTTCAAAAAGATTCTGTATTAAATACGATGAATGGCGAATCTGTTGATATTCCAAGTCTTTGTTATCATCCAAGCCTAGGGCCAATTGAAACCTGCGATACGTGTATTGTTAAGGTGAACGGCGAGTATGTGCGCTCATGTTCGACTGAAATTAAACCAGGTGATGTAGTAGAAACGAGAACCGACGATGTCCATGAAGCCCAGTTAATTGCAATGGACCGCATTTTAGGCAATCATGAATTATATTGTACCGTGTGTGATTTTAATAACGGCAACTGTGAGATACATAACGCTGTGAAAGAAATGAAGGTTACCCATCAAGAAACGGAGCATAGCTCCAAGGAAGCAGACGTGCAGCGAAACGAATTTTATCGATATGATCCAGACCAATGTATTTTATGCGGTAGATGTGTGGAAGCATGTCAAGATGTACAAGTTACAGAAACATTATCCATTGATTGGAACTTAGAAAGACCGAGAGTTATATGGGATAAAAATTCTCCTATAGATGAATCTTCTTGTGTAAACTGTGGCCACTGTTCCACTGTTTGTCCTTGCAACGCAATGATGGAAGTAGGAATGGAAGGCGAAGCAGGTTTTCTTACAGGCATACAAGATGATTCTATGAGACCGATGATCAATATTACAAAAAATGTAGAGACGGGTTATCAATCACTCATGACGATTTCTGATCTAGAGGCACAGTTACGTGAGTCTAGAATTGAAAAAACAAAAACGGTCTGTACGTATTGTGGTGTAGGGTGTTCCTTTGATGTTTGGACAAAAGATCGACAAATTTTAAAGGTTGAACCAAATGCTGAAGCACCTGCAAACGGCATTTCTACTTGCGTAAAAGGGAAATTCGGATGGGATTACGTAAATAGTGAAGAACGTATTACGAAACCACTTATCCGTGACGGAAATGAATTCCGTGAAGCTGAATGGGAAGAAGCGTTAGATTTAATTGCTTCTAAATTTAAAGAAGTACGAGAAGATAAAGGCGCGGATGCCCTTGCGTTTATTTCGTCTTCAAAATGTACAAACGAAGAATCGTATGTCATGCAAAAATTAGCCCGTGGTGTGATCGGAACGAATAATATCGACAACTGTTCTCGTTATTGTCAGTCACCAGCAACGATGGGACTTTGGCGTACAGTAGGATACGGTGGAGACTCAGGTAGCATTGAAGATATTGCGAATGCGGAGTTAATCATTTCAATTGGATCAAACACGGTTGAATCACACCCTGTTTTAGCGACGCGCGTAAAGCGTTCACAGAAATTAAATGGTCAAAAGGTTATCGTAGCAGATATTCGTAAGCATGAGCTAGCAGAGCGCGCTGATCTATTTGTACAACCTGCACCAGGAAGCGACCTTGTGTGGCTGTCAGCTGTAACAAAATACATCGTTGACCAAGGTTGGCATGACGTAGAATTTTTAGCGAATCATGTAAATGATGTGGACGAGTATTTAGCCAGTTTAGATGCGTATACGCTAGATTATGCAGCGGAAGTGACGGATTTAACGAAAGAGGAGCTTATTGCATTAGCAACATCTATTCATGAAGCAAAAACAACGTCTGTCCTTTGGGCAATGGGCGTTACGCAACATGGCGGTGGTTCAGATACGAGCACGGCTATTTCTAATCTACTTCTTGTTACTGGTAACTATATGAAACCAGGTGCAGGATCTTATCCTTTACGTGGACACAATAACGTACAAGGCGCAAGTGATTTTGGAAGTATGCCAGACCGTTTTCCAGGCTACCAGTATGTAACGGATGATGAGGTTCGTGAACGTTTCGAAAAAAATTGGGGCGTGAACTTGTCAGCAGAGCCAGGATTAAACAACCATGAAATGGTAGATGCGATGCATGATGGAAACCTAGATGTTCTTTACCTTAAAGGTGAAGACATGGGAATTGTTGATTCAAATATAAATTACGTGCAAGAAGGATTTGAAAAACTTAAGTTCTTCGTTGTTCAAGATCTTTTCTTTACGAAAACAGCTCAATATGCAGATGTGATCCTTCCAGCAAGCCCAAGTTTAGAAAAAGAAGGAACATTTACAAATACGGAGCGTCGTTTCCAACGTTTGTATCAAGTTCTTGAGCCACTAGGTGATTCAAAGCCTGACTGGGTGATTATTCAAGAGATTGCTAAGCGCATGGGTGCAAATTGGTCTTATACGCATCCGAGTGAGATTATGGATGAAGCGGCTTCGTTAACACCACTTTTTGCTGGTGTAAGCTACGATCGTTTAGAAGGCTACAATAGCTTGCAGTGGCCGGTTAAAGCAGATGGAACAGATACGCCGCTCTTGTTTACAGATGGATTTGCATTACCTGAAGGGAAAGCTCGATTATGGCCTGTTGAGTGGACAAAACCTCTTGAGTTTGAGGAAGAATACGACATTCATGTTAATAACGGTCGACTATTGGAGCATTTCCATGAAGGAAATATGACGTATAAGTCAAAAGCAATTAGTCGTAAAACGCCAAATGAATTTCTTGAAGTGTCACCGGAACTCGCGAAAGACCGGGGAATTGAAGATGGTACGAAAGTAAAACTAACTTCTCCATATGGACATATCTTTGTTCGTTGTATTGTGACGGATCGAGTGAAAGGGAAAGAAGTGTACCTACCGATGAATACGAGTGGTGAAGGAGCAATTAACTACTTAACAAGCTCCCACTCCGACAAAGATACGGATACCCCGGCCTACAAAGAGATTTCTGCGAAAATGGAAATTCTAGAGCCTAAAGGTGAAAGTCCATTACCGAGAATTAATCATCGGAACGGAAATCCACAGCCACAAATCGGCGTAAATGTGGAAGCGAAATGGGCGAGACGTGATTATATTTTCCCTGGTGACTTAGTTGAAGCGAGGAGGAAGGCAAAAAATGGCTAA
- a CDS encoding formate/nitrite transporter family protein, with amino-acid sequence MYKDTLHTLNKQAKNKYGLLQKSPFRYLLASILAGAYVGIGSLVLFAVGNPLYEANSPFVSIMTGATFGVALALVLWAGSELFTGNNMIFMASSLSKVTNWRQTLIIWGWSYFGNLIGALAISALVFLSGIFAAVGPDDYMMTLAANKMNAPMLELFFRGILCNWIVCLAIWTSLRAEGDIAKLFLIFVLIFAFVAASFEHSVANMSILGMALMHGGSEAVTVNGFFHNLIPVTLGNIIGGAVFVAGTYFAISYTKKEYQEEDFEKKSS; translated from the coding sequence ATGTATAAAGACACATTACATACGTTAAACAAACAAGCTAAAAATAAATATGGCTTGCTACAAAAATCACCATTTCGTTATTTACTTGCTTCGATTCTTGCAGGCGCTTACGTAGGAATTGGATCCCTTGTGCTTTTTGCTGTTGGAAACCCTTTATATGAAGCCAATTCACCATTTGTTAGCATTATGACAGGAGCAACTTTCGGTGTTGCTTTAGCCCTTGTTCTTTGGGCAGGATCGGAATTATTTACAGGTAACAATATGATTTTTATGGCATCTTCGCTCTCTAAAGTAACGAATTGGCGTCAAACCCTTATTATTTGGGGGTGGAGCTACTTCGGAAATCTGATTGGTGCACTTGCCATTTCAGCCCTTGTTTTCTTATCAGGAATTTTTGCTGCTGTAGGCCCAGATGATTATATGATGACTCTAGCCGCAAACAAAATGAATGCACCAATGCTTGAATTATTCTTTAGAGGGATTTTGTGTAACTGGATTGTCTGTCTTGCCATTTGGACATCCTTGCGAGCTGAAGGCGATATCGCAAAGCTCTTTTTAATTTTCGTATTAATTTTCGCCTTCGTTGCCGCTAGCTTTGAACATAGTGTTGCGAATATGTCTATACTCGGTATGGCTCTTATGCACGGTGGATCGGAGGCAGTTACGGTAAACGGCTTTTTTCACAACCTCATTCCTGTAACACTTGGTAATATTATTGGTGGAGCTGTCTTTGTTGCTGGAACCTACTTTGCCATTAGCTATACGAAGAAGGAATATCAAGAAGAAGATTTCGAAAAGAAAAGTAGTTAA
- the moaD gene encoding molybdopterin converting factor subunit 1 produces MIQLLLFAGLEEKIGHKTLEISFTGKTVAQLKTYIEETYQLDRGSLKTMMVAINEEFATNEETLKSADTVAFIPPVSGG; encoded by the coding sequence ATGATTCAGCTGCTTTTATTTGCAGGTTTAGAAGAAAAAATAGGGCATAAAACGTTAGAGATCTCGTTTACAGGCAAAACGGTTGCTCAACTAAAAACGTATATAGAAGAGACGTACCAATTAGACCGAGGTTCTTTAAAAACGATGATGGTTGCAATTAATGAGGAATTCGCTACGAATGAAGAAACGTTAAAGTCAGCAGATACGGTGGCATTCATACCGCCAGTAAGCGGTGGATAG
- a CDS encoding molybdenum cofactor biosynthesis protein MoaE, producing the protein MRESTMYELTKNPIQVQDVIDKVMDRNCGAVATFLGTVRELTHGKKTIRLEYHAYETMATKMLQKIGEEVQSKWPGTKVAITHRLGVLEISEIAIVIAVSSPHRKAAYEGNEYAMERIKEMVPIWKKEYWEDGSKWIGDQLEQQSYQTGGPL; encoded by the coding sequence ATGAGGGAGAGTACCATGTATGAATTAACAAAGAATCCGATCCAAGTTCAAGACGTCATCGATAAAGTAATGGATCGAAATTGCGGTGCTGTTGCCACTTTTCTTGGAACTGTGCGTGAATTAACCCATGGAAAAAAAACAATTAGGCTTGAATACCATGCGTATGAAACGATGGCTACAAAAATGTTGCAAAAAATTGGGGAAGAAGTACAAAGCAAATGGCCTGGAACAAAAGTGGCTATTACCCATCGATTAGGAGTTTTGGAGATTAGCGAGATCGCCATTGTCATTGCTGTTAGCTCTCCTCATCGAAAAGCAGCATACGAAGGAAACGAGTATGCAATGGAGCGGATAAAAGAAATGGTGCCTATCTGGAAAAAAGAATACTGGGAAGATGGTTCAAAATGGATTGGCGATCAATTGGAGCAACAGTCTTATCAAACAGGAGGACCATTATGA
- the mobB gene encoding molybdopterin-guanine dinucleotide biosynthesis protein B yields the protein MGNILQVVGYKNAGKTTFIEKLLIAFQQTHLTVATIKHHGHGGEPDGMTDSARFMQKGSASSLVEGDGVVHLSTNAINPSLAHLIDVQTYLCCPDIIFIEGWKQEAYPKVVCLRDESDLSLLSLSNICCVLYHTLDNIKNVPYPVFQRDDPAALTYIKEYIERNEGEYHV from the coding sequence CTGGGAAACATTCTTCAAGTCGTAGGGTATAAGAATGCTGGCAAAACCACTTTTATTGAAAAGCTACTTATCGCTTTCCAACAGACACATTTAACTGTGGCGACGATTAAACATCATGGCCACGGCGGCGAACCTGATGGTATGACAGACAGTGCTCGCTTCATGCAAAAGGGTTCCGCCTCCTCCCTTGTTGAAGGCGATGGCGTGGTGCACCTTTCGACAAATGCCATCAATCCTTCCCTGGCCCATTTGATCGATGTTCAAACTTACTTATGTTGTCCAGATATAATTTTTATTGAAGGATGGAAGCAAGAAGCGTATCCAAAGGTGGTCTGTTTACGAGACGAGAGCGATTTGTCGTTACTTTCTTTAAGCAATATTTGCTGTGTTCTTTATCACACGTTAGACAACATAAAAAACGTACCATATCCAGTCTTTCAACGGGATGATCCAGCTGCCTTAACATACATAAAAGAGTATATAGAGAGAAATGAGGGAGAGTACCATGTATGA
- the glp gene encoding gephyrin-like molybdotransferase Glp, translating to MVERRQPIQIDEAVEHVMAYPLEVRTEKVSIVQSYGRMIAEDLRASHPVPSFNRSPYDGFAIRSADTVSASRETPVRFRVIGEIGAGQVFQSEIGDYEAVRIMTGAMIPAGCDAVIMLELVQEKSSSEIEIKRQVKHHDNISFIGEDTQEGEMITKAGSLIHPGIIAQLATFGVADVSVAAQPVVGILATGSELVDVNEPLEPGKIRNSNAYMVAAQVLRAGGIPVMLGHVEDKIEPCMKIIREQFHKVDLMITTGGASVGDFDLVPEIVKELEAETLFNKVAMRPGSVTTVAATKSGKLLFGLSGNPGACFVGFELFARPVIRRSQRAKAHLPLSKGTLGVDFPKPNPFTRLIRGKLEEGTGNHIVYPSGLDKSGSVVSLAEADVLILLPGGTRGYKRGDKVDVLILDSNEGSDSSWETFFKS from the coding sequence ATGGTAGAAAGAAGACAACCAATTCAAATTGATGAAGCCGTTGAGCATGTAATGGCCTATCCATTAGAAGTACGAACGGAAAAGGTGTCAATTGTTCAGAGTTACGGGAGAATGATAGCGGAAGACTTACGAGCAAGTCATCCTGTTCCTTCTTTTAATCGCTCGCCTTATGATGGCTTTGCTATTCGTTCTGCTGACACCGTTTCAGCCTCGCGGGAGACACCAGTCAGATTTCGTGTAATTGGAGAGATTGGTGCTGGTCAAGTGTTTCAATCAGAAATTGGCGACTATGAAGCTGTTCGAATTATGACTGGAGCCATGATTCCTGCCGGTTGCGATGCAGTCATTATGCTCGAGCTTGTTCAGGAAAAAAGCAGCAGCGAGATTGAAATTAAACGGCAAGTCAAGCATCATGACAATATTTCCTTTATAGGAGAAGACACTCAAGAAGGGGAGATGATTACAAAGGCAGGCAGTTTGATTCATCCGGGAATTATTGCTCAACTTGCTACCTTTGGAGTGGCTGACGTTTCAGTTGCAGCACAACCTGTTGTAGGCATTCTCGCAACTGGAAGTGAATTAGTAGACGTAAATGAACCGTTAGAACCAGGGAAAATTCGAAACAGTAATGCGTATATGGTTGCGGCACAAGTATTACGTGCTGGTGGTATTCCAGTCATGCTTGGACACGTTGAAGATAAAATAGAACCGTGTATGAAGATTATTCGTGAACAATTCCATAAAGTGGATCTCATGATTACAACAGGTGGCGCTTCTGTAGGGGATTTTGATTTAGTTCCTGAAATTGTGAAAGAATTAGAAGCGGAGACATTGTTTAATAAAGTAGCGATGCGGCCTGGTAGCGTCACAACCGTTGCTGCTACAAAAAGTGGGAAACTCTTGTTTGGTCTATCTGGGAATCCAGGGGCATGTTTTGTTGGCTTTGAACTATTTGCTCGCCCAGTCATTCGTCGTTCGCAACGAGCAAAAGCGCACCTTCCCTTAAGTAAAGGAACTCTAGGCGTTGATTTTCCTAAACCGAATCCGTTTACTAGACTCATTCGAGGTAAGTTGGAAGAAGGTACAGGAAACCATATTGTATACCCCTCTGGACTCGATAAATCCGGATCCGTCGTTTCGCTTGCAGAAGCTGACGTGCTCATTTTATTACCCGGTGGGACAAGAGGGTATAAAAGAGGGGACAAAGTCGACGTGTTGATTTTAGATAGCAATGAAGGAAGTGATTCCTCCTGGGAAACATTCTTCAAGTCGTAG
- the moaA gene encoding GTP 3',8-cyclase MoaA, whose translation MNMNVEDQLSRPLRDLRISIMDKCNFRCTYCMPKEIFGKDYVFMKEEELLTFAEIVQTAKQFAALGVNKLRITGGEPLLRKNVDELIQELNQIEGIDDIALTTNGVMLPKLAKSLKEAGLKRVNVSLDALDTTVFQEMSGRATKADVVLRGIDAALEAGLGVKVNMVVKRGLNEQEVVPMASYCKDKGIMLRFIEFMDVGQTNGWDYSKVVSKKELHTLVSEIAPLEPVDEYYFGEVASRYQYEGSDVQVGFISSVTETFCGTCTRARLSADGKVFTCLFSESGTDLKEDLRAGQTDSFIKEKIKRIWENRSDRYSELRTAESSKNRKKIEMSYIGG comes from the coding sequence ATGAACATGAATGTTGAAGATCAATTAAGTAGACCGCTACGAGATTTACGTATTTCGATCATGGATAAATGTAATTTCCGGTGTACGTATTGTATGCCTAAAGAAATATTCGGTAAAGACTATGTTTTTATGAAAGAAGAAGAACTGCTAACGTTTGCGGAAATCGTTCAGACAGCAAAGCAATTCGCCGCTTTAGGTGTAAATAAGCTCCGAATAACAGGTGGAGAACCACTTCTTAGAAAAAATGTCGATGAACTTATACAAGAACTAAATCAAATTGAAGGCATTGACGACATTGCTTTAACGACGAACGGCGTGATGCTGCCTAAGTTAGCGAAGTCGTTAAAAGAAGCAGGGCTTAAGAGAGTGAATGTAAGTTTAGATGCTTTGGATACGACTGTTTTTCAAGAAATGAGCGGGCGTGCAACAAAAGCCGATGTGGTCCTTCGAGGCATTGATGCCGCACTTGAAGCAGGCCTTGGCGTGAAAGTAAACATGGTGGTTAAACGTGGGTTAAACGAGCAAGAAGTCGTGCCGATGGCGAGTTATTGTAAAGACAAAGGCATCATGCTGAGGTTCATTGAATTTATGGATGTGGGACAAACAAACGGCTGGGATTATTCAAAAGTAGTCTCGAAGAAAGAACTTCATACGCTCGTATCGGAGATTGCTCCACTAGAGCCTGTTGACGAATATTACTTTGGCGAAGTGGCTAGTCGTTATCAGTATGAAGGGTCTGACGTTCAAGTCGGATTTATTTCATCCGTAACAGAGACATTTTGTGGAACTTGTACGAGAGCGCGCCTTTCTGCTGATGGAAAAGTGTTTACTTGTTTGTTCTCTGAATCAGGAACCGATTTAAAAGAGGACCTACGAGCTGGTCAAACGGACTCGTTCATCAAAGAAAAAATAAAGAGAATTTGGGAAAATCGATCTGATCGATATTCAGAGTTAAGAACCGCAGAATCATCTAAAAATAGGAAAAAAATTGAGATGTCTTATATAGGTGGATAG
- a CDS encoding molybdenum cofactor biosynthesis protein B, with translation MHHLHDVNHATVAILTLSDSRSKTEDKSGQLIQQLLEDHHKIASYILIPDDPQLLTSNLRSLEENHAIDVIICNGGTGISKRDNTHATIKSFIDKELHGFGEQFRQRSFEQIGVRGLFSNAIAGVVNNTAIFALPGSSNAVKLGMEEFIIPMIPHLLGELRK, from the coding sequence ATGCACCATTTACATGACGTCAATCACGCCACTGTTGCCATTTTAACGTTATCTGACTCTCGTTCAAAAACAGAAGATAAAAGTGGTCAACTTATTCAACAATTGCTAGAAGATCACCATAAAATTGCATCATATATTCTTATACCCGATGACCCGCAACTTTTAACGTCAAATCTGCGTTCCTTAGAAGAAAATCACGCTATTGATGTCATTATTTGTAATGGCGGAACCGGGATAAGCAAACGTGATAACACTCATGCTACCATAAAAAGCTTCATTGATAAGGAATTACATGGCTTTGGTGAACAATTTAGGCAAAGAAGTTTTGAACAAATTGGCGTAAGAGGACTTTTCAGCAACGCCATTGCCGGGGTGGTAAACAACACTGCGATATTCGCCTTACCTGGTTCTTCAAATGCAGTTAAACTCGGCATGGAGGAATTTATTATCCCGATGATTCCTCATCTATTAGGAGAACTTAGAAAATGA
- a CDS encoding molybdenum cofactor guanylyltransferase, whose translation MNIAGLVLAGGKSSRYGTQKLFADYEGAPLVLKSVRALQQAPLSYYIVTNEQLAAYFNKKNPFIIEQTPHEGPLSALYTGLHYVQQHHFTHVQVLAGDLPYIDESFTVFMQQQLNRYPDSDVLLPVHGGLDQPLHGLYSVNCLSTIERLLPDFSSMRALYSTVDTKRINFADDVPYFKNINRITDWRD comes from the coding sequence ATGAACATTGCCGGTCTAGTCCTAGCAGGTGGAAAATCCAGTCGGTATGGTACGCAAAAATTATTTGCTGATTACGAAGGGGCCCCACTTGTTTTGAAAAGTGTTCGTGCGCTTCAACAAGCACCCCTTTCTTATTACATTGTAACAAACGAACAGCTTGCAGCCTATTTTAACAAAAAAAATCCTTTTATTATTGAACAAACGCCCCATGAGGGACCACTCTCAGCACTATACACAGGCTTGCACTATGTTCAACAGCATCACTTTACCCATGTTCAAGTATTAGCAGGTGATTTACCCTATATAGATGAATCATTTACGGTGTTTATGCAACAACAACTAAATCGCTATCCTGATTCTGACGTTCTCCTTCCAGTTCATGGAGGACTCGACCAACCTTTACACGGGTTGTATAGCGTCAACTGTCTTTCAACAATTGAAAGGTTACTACCCGACTTTTCAAGTATGCGCGCCCTTTACTCAACTGTTGACACAAAGCGAATCAACTTTGCAGATGACGTACCTTATTTTAAAAATATTAACCGTATAACGGATTGGAGAGACTAA